TTTTCTCATCGTAGATGAAACCTACGAAAGATTCGTATTCACCGAAGATTCATGGCATCCATGGCAAAATGAACATCGCAGGCACGTACTTACCCTGGGCAGTTTCTCAAAAAGCCTTGGTATGCCCGGGTGGAGACTGGGTTATCTCTTTGGCTCAGCAGATCTGCTGGAACAGGCTCTGAAAGTTCAGGATTCAGTTGTTATATGTCCTCCTTCACCCTCACAGTTTCTGCTGGAAAAAGCTCTTCTGGAAGTGGACTGGATCACGGATATGTCAAACGGAGTGGAATACCGCCTTGGACTGTGCAGGGAAGCTCTTGACCACAGCAGCGCACTCGAATGGCGTGAAGCAGGCGGAGCCTTTTTCACTCTTGCAGCCTTCCAGAGCAGTATGTCATCGCAGGAGGCATCTCTTTACCTGCTTGATGAATATGGACTTGGGACAATACCCGGATCCGCTTTCGGGAAAGCGGGAGAAAACCATCTGAGGATCAGTTTCGGATGCCTCTCGGATGAGGATATTGCCCCTGCCATGAAACTGCTTGAGGAAGTCTCATTCCCTTATTGATCTCAGAATTGAATGGATTTACACTGTTTACTTCGCTTGAATCATGTCCGATGTGTATGGTCCGGTTTATTACATCCGGTGTTGATACGATTCTATCTTAGTCCGGATTCGGCAGAATGTGAGCGATCTTAATAACATGCTTGAGAACAGGTAATAACGAGTTATCAAAGCTTGTTGAAGAAGTGTGGTACGTCCCCTCTGGTTACACGATAAGGACAGGGCCGGAGCATGCTGCCCCGACCCTTCATTCCAAACCATATTAGAATACCTTTCCAGAAAGGTTAATCCTTTGTTTTCAGTACGTTTATGTAGTTCCAATCTTCATGAGAAGCCCATCGAATCTTGGATCCTCGTGAAGACCTGTCAGGTCGGCATCCGATTCCATCCACTCCCGATCATTGAAACCAGTGTCGATTGCTTTCTCGAGCCACATGAAAGCTTCTTCTGTATTGTTCTGCAGTGCTTCCAGACATGCCAGATTGTAAAGAACATTACTCTTTATCATCTGAATCGTTTCAAGATGAGCCGGATCAGCCTGGACATCTTCCAGGTTCTCGTCGACCATTTCCAGGGCACCGGTGAGAATTGCATATGCGTTCTCCGTGAATGTGCCGTTTTCTATGTCAAAGGCAGTATTGATGTGATTCGCAATTTCGTGTTCATACATACATCCCTGTCCGGCGAAAACAGCACCGGACGTAAGAAGCATGATCGCGGCAAGCACCAGCTCCGTAGCTCTCATTATGAATCTCCTTAGATTGTTAATAGGGTTAATGAACTTTATTCCTGCAGGAACATCTATACATATCCGGAATAGCCGAATTTGTTCCAAATTGATTTTTAAACAAGTGTTATACGTTGAGATATTTCCAATTACTTTTATATTTCATAAGTATACCATTGCCCCCTGATTAAGCTCCAGTAACTCATGTAGTATCGTTTTTACAAATTGAAAAACCGGTGAAACCGGGACAGAAGTGCTATGTTTTTCAGCATATTATGATATAACTGAAAATCGACTTTCCTAACATTCACACACTAATCGGTTGACTGGCTGTCGACAGGAGCATACTGCATCTCGGACACAGGCTCCTGGTCGGGTTCTGCCCCCTCGATGATAAACCCATTCACGAAATCCCTATCCACTTGATATCGATAAATACTACGGAGGCTGTCTACAAGTGCGGATACAACCTCTTCCTCCCTCTCACCGATGAGAAGATCAGCAAGCTGATCCCTGGCTTCCTCCAATTCGGCTGCCCTCTCCGGAATCAGCTCAACCGGACGAAAAACAAGTATCCTCTCAGTGGAGACCGTACAAAACAGCATTTCCCCGATTTCCGCGCTGAAAAGCAAGCTGTCCCAGGGTGGATATAACTCGCTAATGGTCATGGCCGGTGTGAGAAGTGACTCGCCCCGGGCGGTAAACTCAGCGAGATGAGTAAGCTCTTCGGCCCTCGTGAAAGGTTCCTCTCCAAGCGCAACAATCCTTGACAGAACCTCGATCTGTCCAACTCCGATGGCTCCAATTACCTCGAAGACACGCTTCTCCGGTATAACCAGCGTCAGTGAGTTCTCAGTGTAGGCCTGCTCTATTTCCTCCTCGGTAGGTATCAGGCGAGGCTCTATCACCTGTTCGTAATACAAGTCCAGTACATGTCTGCTGACGCGTCTCTCAACCTCGGAGATCACTTCCGGGAGTGTATCCATGCCGAGAGCCCTTCCTTCCATGGCCATGATGTCGTAAAGCCCCAGTATCCTGCAGTAATCCTCAATCCACTCGGGGTTCGTAGGGAATTTGGGCATTGCCTGTGGAAGGCTCGCGATATTCTCAACGAGCCCAAGCAGGCTCCTTGACCCTCCATTGAAAGTATAGGCGTTCAGCGAAAGCTCTCCCTCAGTGTATGGAAAGTACTCTCCTAAGTTGTCCAAAGCATGTTCAGCCACCAGATCGGGAATGCCATCGGTCACGGTGAGGTTATAGACAATGCTCAGGCTGTCCTTTAGAACCTCTTCGTAATCATCCCTGAGATCTGAGAGGATGTGATGACCGAGAAAGTCGGAGATATCCTCGAAGGGCTCAACCTCCTCCTGGTAAATAGAATCTACGCGAAGGAACCTCCATCCGGATGGGAACAGGTCCATTCGGGAGATTCGCCCCTGCTCAAGACCTGCCAGCAAGTCCATGTCAATCAGGCTGGTCCGCATCATGTCGATCGGTCCAACAATACCCCTGATATGCGCATCGAACGGAATACTGGTATGATCCATCACTAAATTTCCGAGGTTGGCTCCGGAAAGTGCCAGTTGCCTTAGGCTGTCGCATAGAAGGCTGTCCCGAACATTCATTACAGTATAG
The genomic region above belongs to Candidatus Aegiribacteria sp. and contains:
- a CDS encoding pyridoxal phosphate-dependent aminotransferase, which translates into the protein VSELKSSGRRIYSMAQAAPWYSPPSSVLDDLSGIFKEPLIHRYCPDPGFTWARKAVTDDFRKRREINLDPDCEIHLTCGASQAFLSALLTASTPGDNIVVIEPYYFDHVFAIKFCDLGLRSITLIEDNEGWTVPLDELNRILPEVSALVVVNPGNPTGKVIPDAVMRQITDMTADTSTFLIVDETYERFVFTEDSWHPWQNEHRRHVLTLGSFSKSLGMPGWRLGYLFGSADLLEQALKVQDSVVICPPSPSQFLLEKALLEVDWITDMSNGVEYRLGLCREALDHSSALEWREAGGAFFTLAAFQSSMSSQEASLYLLDEYGLGTIPGSAFGKAGENHLRISFGCLSDEDIAPAMKLLEEVSFPY
- a CDS encoding peptidyl-prolyl cis-trans isomerase, whose protein sequence is MLRTLLFAMALLVAFGCGNSPVDPGAAIVIADETVSYQELEQLLGRCGGDSVLVEITLNNLLNSRLVLVDARNRGLNETPSILRFAYEKEGEQIRNIWLARILEEKIVLPPDTVKEYYDQLGTMVIYTVMNVRDSLLCDSLRQLALSGANLGNLVMDHTSIPFDAHIRGIVGPIDMMRTSLIDMDLLAGLEQGRISRMDLFPSGWRFLRVDSIYQEEVEPFEDISDFLGHHILSDLRDDYEEVLKDSLSIVYNLTVTDGIPDLVAEHALDNLGEYFPYTEGELSLNAYTFNGGSRSLLGLVENIASLPQAMPKFPTNPEWIEDYCRILGLYDIMAMEGRALGMDTLPEVISEVERRVSRHVLDLYYEQVIEPRLIPTEEEIEQAYTENSLTLVIPEKRVFEVIGAIGVGQIEVLSRIVALGEEPFTRAEELTHLAEFTARGESLLTPAMTISELYPPWDSLLFSAEIGEMLFCTVSTERILVFRPVELIPERAAELEEARDQLADLLIGEREEEVVSALVDSLRSIYRYQVDRDFVNGFIIEGAEPDQEPVSEMQYAPVDSQSTD